Proteins encoded within one genomic window of Carassius gibelio isolate Cgi1373 ecotype wild population from Czech Republic chromosome A4, carGib1.2-hapl.c, whole genome shotgun sequence:
- the LOC127971785 gene encoding gastrula zinc finger protein XlCGF57.1: protein MAFIKEESEDMRIEEAFRMKYEDIEEQTDLMALKEESQESNEIEEKDQYEKHRDFINGERSFSCTQTSSQKRAQTAGSYFTCFQCGKSFTQKGNLNVHMKIHTDEKHYTCPQCGKGFTHKGNLKTHMKIHTGENRYTCKQCGNHFSQKGSLKTHMRFHTGEKPYTCPQCGNSFTRKGTLNTHMRIHTGEKPYTCKQCGNTFSRKESLKTHMRIHTREKPYTCSQCGKNFTRKGTLNAHIKCHTGPHFSQKGGLKTPVKIHTGEKPKSFTNRKRLKNHVETDTGKKPFMCHLCGKSFTLNGNFKVHMRIHTGEKPYTCDQCGKSFRHKVTLNYHVRIHSRENCFLCHQCGRSFPDSKELKNHVITHCNNTGANPFMCHHCGKSCINAANLEIHIRVHTGEKPYICLQCGKSFSRKGNLQTHVRVHTGERPFTCLQCKMSFTYQRDLKRHLQTHSLKKLPISEGNKRFRNSSNFKKHLRIHSRGKRFDYVQCNKKFLLASNLQTHLKSHGYVRSYLCSICGKCFKWLSNLKWHQEICIVRNYL, encoded by the coding sequence ATTTGATGGCCTTGAAAGAGGAGAGTCAAGAATCGAATGAAATAGAAGAGAAAGACCAGTATGAGAAACATCGTGATTTTATAAATGGTGAAAGATCTTTTAGTTGCACACAGACGTCCTCACAAAAAAGAGCTCAAACAGCTGGAAGTTATTTCACCTGCTttcagtgtggaaaaagtttcactcaaaaaggaaaccttaatgtccacatgaaAATTCACACAGATGAGAAGCATTACAcgtgccctcagtgtggaaaagGTTTTACCCATAAAGGCAACCTTAAAACCCACATgaaaattcacactggagagaaccGTTACACCTGCAAACAGTGTGGGAACCACTTCTCACAAAAAGGAAGTCTTAAGACTCACATGAgatttcacactggagagaaaccttatacttgccctcagtgtggaaacagTTTTACACGCAAAGGAACCCTTAATacccacatgagaattcacactggagagaagccttatacCTGCAAACAGTGTGGAAACACCTTCTCGCGAAAAGAAAGTCTTAAGactcacatgagaattcacaccagagagaagccttacacatgctctcagtgtggaaagaattTTACACGTAAAGGAACCCTTAATGCCCACATTAAATGTCACACTGGACCTCACTTCTCACAAAAGGGTGGTCTTAAGACTCCTGTcaaaattcacactggagagaagccaaaGAGTTTCACAAACAGGAAACGCCTTAAAAATCATGTAGAAACTGACACCGGAAAGAAGCCTTTTATGTGCCATctctgtggaaagagtttcacacttAATGGAAACTTTAAGgttcacatgaggattcacactggagagaagccctacacgtgtgatcagtgtggaaagagcttcagaCATAAAGTAACGCTTAATTACCACGTGAGAATTCACTCGAGAGAGAACTGTTTTCTGTGTCATCAGTGTGGAAGGAGTTTCCCAGACAGTAAAGAACTTAAGAATCATGTAATAACCCACTGTAATAACACTGGAGCAAACCCTTTCATGTGCCATCACTGTGGCAAGTCTTGCATAAACGCAGCAAACCTTGAGATTCACAtaagagttcacactggagagaagccttataTTTGTCTCCAGTGTGGAAAAAGCTTCTCACGTAAAGGAAACCTTCAGACTCACGTAagggttcacactggagagaggccTTTCACGTGTCTTCAGTGTAAAATGAGTTTTACCTATCAAAGAGACCTGAAACGTCATTTGCAAACTCATTCTCTAAAGAAACTGCCGATTTCTGAGGGTAACAAGAGGTTTAGAAACAGCAGTAATTTTAAAAAGCATCTGCGCATTCACTCCAGAGGAAAGAGATTTGATTATGTTCAGTGCAATAAAAAATTTCTACTGGCATCAAACTTACAGACGCACCTGAAAAGTCATGGATATGTGAGATCCTATTTGTGTTCTATatgtggaaagtgttttaaatGGCTCAGCAATTTAAAATGGCACCAGGAAATATGTATTGTGCGAAATTACTTGTAA